One stretch of Paenibacillus sp. AN1007 DNA includes these proteins:
- a CDS encoding nucleoside hydrolase encodes MSEGLKRVILDVDTGIDDALAILLAVKSRRLDILGITTVCGNVSLQQATDNTCKILELVDANVIPVIAGAAKPLVRESHYEHRVHGQDGLGGALPDSASKQAEEGFAPDFIVEQAKRFPGELTLIMTAPLTNLALALMKCPELPSLLKEVIFMGGVVRGHGNITPTAEYNTYADPEAARIVLHAGIEKLTQVGLDVTRQTLLDEAAIGRLTDPILRAYVAQSTEIYINRYEQMNGVRACALHDPLAVGAALVPELVGRKSYYVDVETASRLCDGQMVCDFQNRLGKQPNTLVCETVDAEAFLELFINALNA; translated from the coding sequence ATGAGTGAAGGGCTTAAACGCGTCATTCTGGATGTGGATACAGGGATTGATGATGCGCTGGCCATACTGCTGGCGGTCAAAAGCCGGAGGCTGGACATTCTCGGAATCACTACAGTCTGTGGGAACGTCTCACTGCAGCAGGCGACAGATAATACATGCAAAATCCTTGAACTTGTGGATGCTAACGTGATCCCTGTCATTGCAGGAGCGGCAAAGCCGCTGGTTCGCGAGTCGCACTATGAGCATCGGGTACATGGACAGGATGGACTTGGCGGTGCACTTCCTGATTCGGCTTCCAAACAGGCTGAAGAAGGATTCGCCCCAGACTTTATTGTGGAGCAGGCCAAACGCTTTCCGGGAGAGCTGACCCTAATCATGACGGCCCCGTTAACAAATCTGGCGCTGGCCTTGATGAAATGTCCAGAACTGCCTTCTTTATTGAAGGAAGTGATTTTTATGGGCGGGGTAGTACGCGGACACGGCAACATTACACCAACCGCTGAATACAACACATACGCCGATCCGGAAGCAGCACGAATCGTGCTGCATGCTGGCATCGAGAAGCTTACGCAGGTTGGACTGGATGTGACGCGGCAAACACTGCTGGATGAAGCGGCAATTGGGCGTCTCACTGACCCGATACTGCGTGCGTACGTGGCCCAGAGTACGGAGATCTACATTAATCGCTATGAACAGATGAACGGGGTTCGGGCCTGTGCCCTGCATGATCCGTTGGCTGTAGGCGCAGCGCTTGTACCAGAGTTGGTTGGGCGCAAGTCCTATTACGTAGATGTCGAAACGGCGAGCCGCCTGTGTGACGGACAGATGGTATGTGATTTCCAAAACCGTCTCGGCAAACAGCCCAATACTCTCGTGTGCGAAACGGTGGATGCCGAAGCATTCCTTGAACTATTTATTAACGCATTAAATGCGTAA
- a CDS encoding ABC transporter permease codes for MKKSVIYWLLLPGFVFLAAFMIIPIVLTIGSTFFQENEFTFEGYMHFFRDPYFLKILLTTLQVSVVTTIVCVVLGFPTAYYISRKAPRRKGILLALAIFPLLTSPVVRSFSWMIILGRKGLINNTLIGLGIVDRPLDILYTPAAMMIGLTHLFLPLMIISLVGVLENIDGDLLKAAQSLGASRLTAFRRVVFPLAVPGLVIGAVLVFVGSLTAYTTPALLGGKQRVIATFLYQNAMTLNDWYLASVVAAIMIVITFVVVGVMNKMAKTLNPKG; via the coding sequence ATGAAAAAATCAGTAATCTACTGGCTGCTGCTGCCGGGATTTGTGTTTTTGGCGGCATTTATGATCATTCCGATTGTCCTGACGATCGGGTCAACGTTCTTTCAGGAGAACGAGTTTACCTTTGAAGGATATATGCATTTTTTCAGAGACCCATACTTTTTGAAAATATTGCTGACCACCCTGCAGGTTAGTGTGGTTACCACCATCGTCTGTGTGGTGCTCGGATTCCCGACAGCTTATTATATTTCGCGGAAAGCACCGCGCCGCAAAGGTATTCTGCTGGCCCTTGCCATTTTCCCTTTGCTGACCAGCCCGGTCGTGCGCTCGTTCAGCTGGATGATCATTCTGGGACGCAAAGGATTAATCAACAATACGTTGATTGGACTCGGCATCGTGGACAGACCGCTGGACATTCTGTATACCCCGGCAGCCATGATGATTGGTCTGACGCATCTGTTTCTGCCGCTCATGATTATCTCGCTGGTCGGTGTACTGGAGAACATTGACGGTGATCTGCTGAAGGCAGCGCAGAGTCTGGGGGCATCCCGTCTGACTGCGTTCCGCCGAGTGGTGTTCCCGCTGGCTGTCCCCGGGCTTGTGATTGGAGCCGTGCTGGTCTTTGTCGGCAGTCTGACGGCGTATACTACGCCTGCCCTCCTTGGGGGTAAACAGCGAGTAATTGCCACGTTCCTGTATCAAAATGCGATGACCCTTAACGACTGGTATCTGGCCTCCGTTGTTGCCGCGATTATGATTGTCATTACATTTGTCGTGGTTGGTGTCATGAACAAAATGGCCAAAACTTTAAATCCGAAGGGGTAG
- a CDS encoding ABC transporter permease, with translation MREKHIGLGLFSLLVFIFLLGPLLIISVTSFEPGTVLKFPPEGFSFRWYENIFNTGGFLRTFQTSIIISLLGNLLALVLGVPAAYALSRYDFKGKSVLNALFLSPVLIPGIVLGFTLMKYLIVIYHLPMYLGLLIGHTIIMLPFIIRVIASSLSSFDFAVEEAALSLGAGRVRTFFTIVLPNIRSGILAAVLIAFLESFNNVDISVFMTGPGVSTLPIQMLTYVENYFDPTIAAISVLLMVLTGLLMFVIERIMGGFSYFTKR, from the coding sequence ATGCGGGAGAAACATATCGGGCTGGGCCTGTTCAGTCTGCTGGTCTTTATCTTTCTGCTGGGCCCGCTTCTGATCATCTCGGTCACTTCATTTGAACCGGGAACGGTACTCAAATTTCCGCCGGAAGGTTTCTCCTTCCGCTGGTACGAAAATATTTTCAACACAGGCGGTTTCCTCCGCACGTTCCAGACATCCATCATCATTTCCCTGCTGGGGAACCTGCTGGCACTGGTGCTTGGAGTTCCGGCAGCATATGCACTCAGTCGTTATGATTTTAAAGGCAAATCCGTGCTGAACGCCCTGTTTCTGTCTCCGGTACTCATCCCGGGAATCGTGCTTGGTTTTACATTGATGAAATACTTGATTGTGATCTATCATCTGCCGATGTACCTGGGTTTGTTGATCGGTCACACGATTATTATGCTGCCGTTTATCATTCGGGTCATTGCATCGAGTCTGTCGAGCTTTGATTTTGCAGTGGAGGAGGCAGCGCTCAGTCTGGGTGCAGGACGGGTAAGAACGTTCTTCACGATTGTGCTTCCCAACATTCGCTCAGGGATTTTGGCGGCGGTGCTGATTGCCTTCCTGGAGTCCTTCAACAACGTGGACATCTCTGTATTCATGACGGGACCTGGAGTAAGCACACTGCCGATTCAGATGCTGACGTATGTGGAGAATTATTTTGACCCGACGATTGCAGCCATTTCGGTGCTTCTGATGGTATTGACCGGACTTTTAATGTTTGTGATCGAACGGATCATGGGCGGATTTTCATATTTTACTAAACGTTAA
- a CDS encoding ABC transporter ATP-binding protein, whose product MALLTLDHVSVAYDKQTILKDFQLELEKGKLLSLLGPSGCGKTTTLRLIAGFLEASQGKFMFGGKDYTKVPVNKRNFGFVFQSYALFPHLSVYDNVAFGLRMRKGKDKDIASRVMRILEVVNLTGFEKRFPTELSGGQRQRVAIARALVIEPDLLLFDEPLSNLDANLRLNMRVEIRRIQQELGITTLYVSHDQEECFSISDQVAIMNKGVVEQLDRPETIFKYPATEFVARFIGFHNFIEFADRSDAGESITLHAGGRTFTATAHPGTARPGARKGAIRPDDLIVSGEMTGDTSNALPGIIKVSTYLGRSYQYVVETELGDFTANQEMETPYLSGQRVNLIFPQDKLVLVE is encoded by the coding sequence ATGGCATTGCTGACACTAGACCACGTATCCGTGGCATACGACAAGCAGACAATCCTGAAGGATTTTCAGTTGGAGCTGGAAAAAGGCAAGCTGCTCTCCCTGCTCGGACCGAGCGGTTGCGGCAAAACGACTACGCTGCGCCTCATCGCCGGATTCCTGGAAGCATCACAGGGCAAGTTTATGTTCGGCGGGAAGGATTATACGAAGGTTCCGGTAAATAAGCGGAATTTCGGATTTGTATTTCAGAGTTATGCGCTGTTCCCGCATCTGTCGGTGTATGACAATGTGGCCTTTGGCCTGCGAATGCGAAAAGGGAAGGACAAGGATATTGCTTCCCGTGTGATGCGTATCCTTGAGGTGGTGAATCTGACCGGGTTCGAGAAACGATTCCCTACAGAGCTGTCCGGTGGACAGCGTCAGCGCGTGGCCATTGCTCGCGCACTCGTGATTGAGCCGGATCTTCTCCTGTTTGATGAACCGCTCAGCAACCTGGACGCCAACCTGCGGCTGAACATGCGTGTGGAGATTCGGCGAATTCAGCAGGAACTTGGCATTACGACGCTGTATGTATCGCATGACCAGGAGGAGTGCTTCTCCATCTCGGATCAGGTGGCGATTATGAATAAAGGCGTGGTCGAGCAGCTTGACCGCCCGGAAACCATTTTTAAATATCCGGCCACAGAATTTGTAGCACGTTTTATCGGATTCCATAACTTTATTGAATTTGCCGATCGCAGTGATGCAGGTGAATCGATTACGCTGCATGCAGGAGGCCGCACGTTTACGGCGACAGCGCACCCAGGGACAGCACGTCCGGGAGCACGCAAAGGGGCTATTCGTCCAGATGATCTGATCGTGAGCGGAGAGATGACAGGAGATACGAGCAACGCACTGCCGGGTATCATCAAAGTCAGCACGTACCTTGGGCGCAGTTATCAATATGTCGTTGAGACGGAACTGGGTGACTTTACAGCCAATCAGGAGATGGAGACGCCGTATCTCAGCGGCCAGCGTGTGAACCTGATTTTCCCGCAGGATAAGCTTGTACTTGTAGAGTAG
- a CDS encoding adenine deaminase C-terminal domain-containing protein — MRADQLITNVNIYNSYYKRFEKNNAAVLDGRFMYIGPGGPEMIEAEEVIDARGRYMIPGLIDIHLHIESTMVTPITFSHGLIRCGVTSIVAEPHEMANVFGLEGVQEMMAASRETLVDMFYAIPSSVPATPMETTGGAIEIEDMDALLATGEIICLGEIMNYVDVIRDPDCKTNQILQHIRKNYPDLVIEGHTPKLLGLDLHRLIYAGVDSDHTHQSIEGLQARIAAGMFIEIQEKSMTPEVMDYLVRHDVAQHFCFVTDDVMPDSLVERGHLDHIVRKAIQMGMRPEDAVYAATSTPAQRMKMTDRGSIAPGKVADYILLSDLEQLTIDQVYKKGRKAYDDYEPYKQERSTGQFPSHFYTSVKLDMLTAADFSIQLSDPKVGGKGSNSSGEGEGEGEGPYACRVMMVKDGSTFVEEQIASIPAANGELLWENSEYGQIATFERYAVNGNRAHGLIGGDTIKRGAIATTYSHDNHNLLVVGRNREDMILAANTVISSHGGFCVVEDGRVLSHLELPVGGILTEEPLAVVSHQVKELRAAMLSLGYVHYNPIMSISTHSLAVSPALKITDHGLIDVNAGQVVPLIV, encoded by the coding sequence ATGCGTGCAGATCAACTGATAACAAACGTGAATATATATAACAGTTATTATAAACGGTTTGAAAAGAATAATGCTGCCGTACTGGACGGCCGCTTTATGTATATCGGCCCTGGTGGCCCGGAGATGATTGAGGCGGAGGAAGTCATTGATGCCCGGGGAAGGTACATGATTCCCGGTCTGATTGATATCCATCTGCATATTGAGAGCACGATGGTGACGCCGATTACATTTTCTCACGGCTTGATTCGCTGTGGTGTAACTTCGATTGTGGCTGAACCACATGAGATGGCGAACGTGTTTGGTTTGGAGGGTGTTCAGGAGATGATGGCTGCCAGCCGCGAGACGCTGGTGGACATGTTTTATGCCATTCCGAGTTCTGTTCCCGCTACGCCGATGGAGACGACCGGAGGAGCCATTGAGATCGAGGACATGGATGCGCTGCTCGCTACAGGGGAGATCATCTGTCTGGGCGAGATTATGAATTATGTGGATGTAATCCGTGACCCGGATTGCAAAACCAATCAGATTTTACAGCATATTCGTAAAAACTATCCTGATCTCGTCATCGAAGGACATACTCCGAAGTTACTCGGCTTGGACCTGCATCGTTTAATCTACGCCGGTGTTGATTCCGATCACACACATCAGAGTATAGAAGGACTGCAGGCCCGCATTGCAGCAGGCATGTTTATTGAGATTCAGGAGAAGTCAATGACCCCGGAAGTGATGGATTACCTGGTACGGCATGATGTGGCGCAGCATTTCTGCTTTGTCACCGATGATGTCATGCCGGATTCTCTGGTGGAGCGCGGGCATCTGGATCATATTGTTCGCAAAGCAATCCAAATGGGGATGCGTCCGGAGGATGCTGTTTATGCAGCAACATCCACTCCGGCGCAGCGTATGAAAATGACGGATCGCGGCAGCATTGCACCGGGAAAGGTGGCAGATTACATACTGCTGTCAGATCTGGAGCAGCTGACGATTGATCAGGTGTACAAAAAAGGACGCAAAGCTTATGACGACTACGAACCGTATAAGCAGGAACGAAGCACGGGTCAGTTTCCCTCTCACTTTTATACCAGTGTGAAGCTGGATATGCTGACTGCGGCAGACTTCTCCATCCAGTTATCGGACCCGAAGGTCGGCGGGAAAGGTTCAAATTCCTCTGGTGAAGGGGAAGGAGAAGGAGAAGGACCATATGCATGCCGTGTCATGATGGTGAAGGATGGATCGACCTTTGTGGAAGAGCAGATTGCTTCCATACCGGCAGCAAATGGTGAACTGCTGTGGGAAAACAGTGAGTATGGACAGATTGCCACCTTTGAACGTTATGCAGTGAACGGCAACCGTGCTCACGGTTTAATAGGTGGAGATACGATCAAACGAGGTGCGATTGCCACGACATATTCCCACGACAATCACAACCTGTTAGTGGTTGGACGCAATCGTGAAGATATGATTTTGGCGGCTAACACGGTAATTTCGAGCCATGGTGGATTCTGTGTGGTGGAGGATGGCAGGGTGCTTTCACATTTGGAACTGCCTGTTGGCGGTATTTTGACCGAAGAACCCCTTGCCGTCGTGTCTCATCAGGTGAAGGAACTGCGTGCGGCTATGTTATCTCTGGGCTATGTACACTACAATCCGATTATGTCGATCAGCACCCACTCTCTTGCTGTAAGTCCTGCATTGAAAATAACGGATCACGGCCTGATTGATGTGAATGCAGGCCAAGTTGTGCCGCTGATTGTGTAA
- a CDS encoding SMI1/KNR4 family protein, translated as MWKEYFKGISEECTFSSPAPADEILKVESLFHVTLPSELKEILLETNGVRAIYDLGLIWSADRIKNENRHYRDDHFQEYYMPFNNLIFFGESGIGDLFAFPVTGEGLCRGDVFVWNHENDSRKWVAPSVSKYVEWSLQGKIKI; from the coding sequence ATGTGGAAAGAATATTTCAAGGGAATTTCAGAAGAGTGTACGTTCAGTTCTCCTGCACCTGCAGATGAAATTCTAAAGGTTGAGAGCTTGTTCCATGTCACTCTCCCTTCCGAATTAAAGGAAATACTGTTGGAAACCAATGGGGTTAGGGCCATTTATGATTTAGGATTAATCTGGTCAGCAGATCGAATCAAGAATGAAAACAGACACTATCGTGACGATCACTTCCAAGAATATTATATGCCATTTAATAACCTGATTTTCTTCGGAGAAAGCGGCATTGGCGATTTATTCGCGTTTCCAGTGACAGGGGAAGGACTCTGTAGAGGTGACGTATTTGTATGGAATCATGAAAATGATAGTCGAAAGTGGGTTGCCCCGTCGGTGTCCAAATATGTGGAATGGTCATTACAAGGAAAGATTAAAATCTAG
- a CDS encoding HAD family hydrolase — protein MDQMNCVKTIFFDVDDTLYDHLQPLRGALQEVLGLPDTFDYAMAYHHFRYYSDWLSAQEDLSAVPEPDAVERMRSRRFELTMEEFGIALQFGQAQELQRTYLSRQFEITPFQGVYDLIRRLQAEGHMVGLITNGEGPHQRRKLEALDVFSLVDEQLIFISGEIGYAKPDSRLFEHVNKQTRTAADHCYYIGDSWRNDVAGAVDAGWNIIWFNHREASPESDHQPHFTAQNYAEISRILTFEHARS, from the coding sequence ATGGATCAAATGAATTGCGTTAAAACTATATTTTTCGACGTGGATGATACTTTATATGATCACCTGCAGCCGCTTCGCGGAGCGCTGCAGGAGGTGCTGGGTTTACCCGATACGTTCGACTATGCGATGGCGTATCATCATTTTCGGTATTACAGCGACTGGTTGTCTGCACAGGAAGATTTGTCTGCGGTTCCCGAACCGGATGCAGTGGAGCGTATGCGAAGCCGCAGGTTTGAACTAACCATGGAGGAGTTTGGAATTGCACTGCAGTTTGGACAAGCACAAGAACTGCAGCGTACGTACCTGAGCAGACAGTTTGAGATTACTCCTTTCCAAGGAGTCTATGATCTGATTCGAAGACTTCAGGCGGAGGGGCATATGGTGGGTTTGATTACGAATGGAGAAGGCCCGCATCAGCGGCGCAAGTTAGAAGCGCTGGATGTGTTCAGTCTGGTGGATGAGCAGCTGATCTTTATCTCGGGTGAGATTGGTTATGCCAAACCGGACAGCAGACTGTTTGAACATGTGAACAAGCAGACAAGGACAGCAGCAGATCACTGCTATTATATTGGAGACTCGTGGCGCAACGATGTGGCAGGTGCGGTTGATGCTGGCTGGAACATCATATGGTTCAACCACCGCGAGGCGTCGCCCGAATCAGACCATCAGCCTCATTTTACAGCACAGAACTATGCAGAGATTAGCCGGATTCTTACGTTTGAGCATGCTCGTTCATAA
- a CDS encoding DNA starvation/stationary phase protection protein yields MSTIQTNQNTSAANTAKLQEVLNRQIAGWSVLYTKLHNFHWYVKGPHFFTLHAKFEELYNLTTANMDEVAERLLTIGGRPSATMAEQLRLSPIQEAEGQFSAEQMVEQVVADLNKMLSVIRQGIDEAGEAGDNATEDMMIGFTAALDKEIWMLNAFLGK; encoded by the coding sequence ATGAGCACAATCCAAACTAACCAAAACACATCTGCAGCAAACACAGCTAAACTTCAAGAGGTCTTGAACCGTCAGATCGCTGGATGGTCTGTTCTCTACACAAAGCTCCATAATTTCCATTGGTATGTTAAAGGACCACATTTCTTCACACTTCATGCGAAATTCGAAGAGCTTTACAATCTGACTACCGCGAATATGGACGAAGTGGCTGAGCGTCTACTGACCATTGGAGGTCGTCCTTCAGCGACAATGGCAGAACAGCTGCGTCTATCTCCAATTCAAGAGGCAGAAGGACAATTTTCCGCTGAACAAATGGTGGAACAGGTGGTTGCTGATCTGAATAAGATGCTGTCTGTTATTCGCCAAGGCATTGATGAGGCTGGAGAAGCAGGAGACAATGCAACCGAAGATATGATGATCGGGTTTACAGCAGCGCTGGATAAAGAAATCTGGATGTTAAATGCTTTTTTGGGCAAGTAA
- a CDS encoding nitric oxide synthase oxygenase, with translation MKMRTDLDRLQEEAERFIYTSYEELGHTREDAEARLIAITREIEETGTYIHTAKELEHGCRMAWRNSNRCIGRLFWDKLRIVDARHADTAGTAAQAVLDHIHNASNGGKIIPTITILPPEGPSGAPIRIWNHQLIRYAGYETEKGIVGDPASVELTKAAISLGWQGAGGDYDVLPLIIQAQGQAPEWYVIPDDEIVEVQIEHPECTEIAELGLRWYGVPMIADMRVEIGGINYPAAPFNGWYMETEIGARNLADTFRYNKLPAAAEALGLNTSSETTLWKDRALVELNVAVLHSFKKAGVSIVDHHTAASQFALFEQREEKAGRELTGDWVWLIPPVSPATTHIFHSSYRNEIVKPNFFHQDPAYQFQGSIAVAADPSSSKQRVEQPNQTLRAYPSAEPARSQAGKSQAESTPMKCPFAH, from the coding sequence ATGAAAATGCGGACAGACCTGGATCGATTGCAGGAAGAAGCTGAACGGTTTATATATACAAGTTATGAAGAGCTGGGCCATACGCGTGAAGACGCAGAGGCCCGGCTTATTGCCATTACACGCGAAATAGAAGAAACAGGTACTTATATCCACACCGCCAAAGAGCTGGAACATGGCTGCAGAATGGCTTGGCGGAACAGCAACCGCTGTATCGGTCGTCTGTTCTGGGACAAGCTGCGAATCGTGGATGCCCGGCATGCGGATACGGCAGGTACAGCTGCGCAAGCGGTATTGGATCACATCCATAATGCTTCAAACGGGGGGAAGATCATTCCGACAATCACGATCTTGCCGCCGGAAGGCCCATCCGGAGCGCCCATCCGCATCTGGAATCACCAGTTGATCCGGTATGCGGGATACGAGACGGAAAAAGGTATTGTGGGTGATCCAGCATCCGTTGAGCTCACCAAAGCTGCTATCTCACTCGGCTGGCAGGGAGCTGGCGGGGATTATGATGTGCTGCCGCTCATTATCCAGGCCCAAGGACAAGCTCCAGAATGGTACGTGATTCCTGACGATGAGATCGTCGAGGTACAGATTGAGCACCCTGAGTGTACCGAGATCGCCGAGCTGGGTTTACGCTGGTACGGTGTGCCAATGATTGCGGATATGCGTGTGGAGATCGGGGGTATTAACTACCCGGCAGCACCGTTTAACGGATGGTATATGGAAACCGAGATTGGTGCGCGTAATCTGGCCGACACCTTCCGATATAACAAGCTGCCGGCTGCAGCTGAAGCACTTGGACTGAATACGTCGAGTGAAACGACACTTTGGAAGGATCGCGCTCTGGTGGAGCTGAACGTGGCTGTGCTGCATTCCTTCAAGAAGGCAGGCGTGAGCATTGTAGACCATCATACGGCTGCTTCACAATTTGCCCTGTTTGAACAGCGGGAAGAGAAGGCTGGACGCGAGCTGACCGGAGACTGGGTGTGGTTGATCCCTCCGGTATCTCCAGCCACCACCCATATTTTCCACAGTTCTTACCGGAATGAGATTGTTAAGCCGAACTTTTTCCACCAGGACCCTGCATATCAATTTCAGGGCAGCATTGCCGTGGCTGCTGATCCGAGCAGCAGTAAGCAGCGTGTTGAGCAGCCGAATCAGACACTCCGAGCGTATCCATCTGCTGAACCCGCTCGGTCGCAGGCAGGGAAGTCTCAGGCCGAGAGTACTCCAATGAAATGCCCGTTTGCACATTAA
- a CDS encoding NUDIX domain-containing protein: protein MGYIEMLRGLVGNTPLILVRPSVLIVNHKQEILLVRYRDDNSWGVPGGMMELGESVEECARREVREEIGIEMKRLQLYGVFSGEELHTRLRNGDEYYNVVIGYICTQYEGELKPDGEEVVEAGFYSLTELPERTDPYIKQKILENAHALNMLL from the coding sequence ATGGGATACATTGAGATGCTGCGAGGGCTGGTGGGGAATACTCCATTAATTTTGGTGAGGCCAAGTGTACTTATTGTTAATCACAAGCAGGAGATTCTATTAGTCAGGTATAGGGATGATAACAGTTGGGGAGTACCGGGTGGAATGATGGAACTGGGGGAGTCTGTTGAAGAATGCGCACGAAGAGAAGTTAGAGAAGAGATCGGCATAGAAATGAAAAGATTACAGTTATACGGTGTATTTTCGGGAGAAGAGTTACATACTCGATTAAGAAATGGTGATGAATATTACAATGTAGTTATTGGTTATATCTGTACCCAGTATGAAGGAGAGTTAAAGCCTGATGGGGAAGAAGTTGTTGAAGCAGGGTTTTATAGTCTGACAGAGCTGCCTGAGAGAACAGATCCGTATATAAAACAAAAAATTCTAGAAAATGCACACGCTTTGAATATGCTGCTCTAA
- a CDS encoding MFS transporter: MEMRRNLPLLIGICFLSQMGGFMILPLFPLFMEEFGLSGWMLGMIFALFYVGKVIGGVPAAALYRKLGGKRALIFMLAALALCMGGFAVSKSAIFFGLLRLLQGLASSGLTVVVRSIIGDGGSVENRGLYNGYISSSEGGGMVLGPVISGWLAIHWPLSVPFLLVALCCLIAVVTAMGIKDSTRKQSVSLEASHSVNNHHYNRNQNNQKNVPPPAAPTTESIQAISHPVTMTKRPLLIGYITVHALEMSAYAVFLTYFALYASQVMQWSTLAVSLAFTIAGVSTLASAPLVGFLSDRLGDRLLLCMLGMSLIGVEVMVFLSTSAHLWVYIGMFIGGIGGACYMDSFFAHIGDHVPEANRSSAIGKIVSSAEIGSIVSPLIAALLMETSSLYAVFVFNLLLIAAAIAVQAVMRTRYRVKQG, encoded by the coding sequence ATGGAGATGCGCCGTAATCTGCCCCTGTTAATCGGTATCTGTTTTCTTAGCCAAATGGGCGGATTTATGATTCTGCCTTTGTTTCCGCTGTTTATGGAGGAATTCGGTTTGTCCGGCTGGATGCTCGGAATGATATTTGCCCTGTTTTATGTCGGGAAAGTGATCGGCGGCGTTCCGGCAGCAGCTCTTTACCGTAAACTCGGGGGCAAACGAGCACTAATCTTCATGCTGGCTGCACTCGCCTTGTGTATGGGGGGATTCGCCGTATCCAAGTCCGCAATTTTCTTCGGTCTCCTTCGCCTGCTGCAGGGACTCGCCTCTTCCGGCCTGACCGTAGTGGTACGCTCCATCATTGGGGATGGCGGCAGTGTCGAGAATCGGGGCTTGTACAACGGTTATATCAGCAGCAGTGAAGGTGGTGGTATGGTTCTTGGCCCGGTGATTAGCGGCTGGCTTGCCATACACTGGCCCTTGTCTGTACCTTTTCTGCTGGTCGCACTCTGCTGCCTCATTGCAGTCGTTACAGCCATGGGTATCAAAGACTCCACACGGAAACAATCTGTATCATTAGAAGCTTCCCATTCAGTCAACAATCATCATTACAATCGGAATCAGAATAATCAAAAGAATGTTCCTCCTCCGGCAGCTCCCACGACAGAATCCATTCAGGCAATATCTCATCCGGTTACAATGACAAAGAGACCACTGCTTATCGGTTACATTACAGTACATGCTTTGGAGATGAGTGCCTATGCTGTTTTTCTGACGTATTTTGCGCTCTACGCCTCTCAAGTAATGCAGTGGAGTACTTTAGCCGTCAGTCTAGCCTTCACCATAGCCGGTGTATCTACCCTTGCTTCCGCCCCTTTAGTTGGTTTTCTTTCCGACCGATTGGGAGATCGGCTTCTATTATGCATGCTCGGAATGTCCCTGATTGGGGTAGAAGTCATGGTCTTCTTGAGTACGTCTGCCCACCTCTGGGTATACATCGGTATGTTCATTGGGGGTATTGGCGGAGCATGTTACATGGATTCTTTTTTCGCGCATATTGGTGATCACGTCCCTGAAGCGAATCGAAGCTCCGCCATTGGTAAAATTGTCTCCTCAGCCGAGATCGGCTCTATCGTTTCTCCTCTGATTGCAGCGCTTTTGATGGAGACTTCATCCCTCTATGCTGTGTTCGTCTTCAACCTGCTTTTGATCGCAGCGGCCATTGCTGTCCAGGCTGTGATGCGAACCCGGTATCGGGTAAAACAGGGGTGA